One Bacillus sp. FJAT-52991 genomic region harbors:
- a CDS encoding ribose-phosphate diphosphokinase, which yields MDNQYLDPNLKLFALNSNPALAKEIADSIGVELGKCSVKRFSDGEIQINIEESIRGCDVYVIQSTSGPVNDNLMETLIMIDALKRASAKTINIVLPYYGYARQDRKARAREPITAKLVANLLETAGATRVITLDLHAPQIQGFFDIPIDHLMGVPILAEYFKGKNISNEDIVIVSPDHGGVTRARKMADRLKAPIAIIDKRRPRPNVAEVMNIVGNIDGKVAILIDDIIDTAGTITLAASALVENGAKEVYACCTHPVLSGPAIERIQNSNIKELVVTNSIALPEEKKIDKVVELSVASLIGEAIIRVHEEQSVSTLFD from the coding sequence AGACCCAAACTTAAAATTATTTGCTCTTAATTCTAATCCAGCTCTAGCGAAAGAAATTGCCGATTCTATTGGAGTAGAGTTAGGAAAATGTTCTGTTAAGCGCTTCAGCGACGGAGAAATTCAAATCAATATTGAAGAAAGTATTCGTGGCTGTGACGTTTATGTCATTCAATCCACAAGCGGCCCTGTAAATGATAATTTGATGGAAACATTGATTATGATCGATGCATTAAAACGAGCATCGGCTAAAACGATTAATATCGTCCTTCCATACTATGGATATGCACGCCAAGACCGCAAAGCTCGTGCACGTGAACCAATCACGGCAAAACTAGTGGCTAACTTACTAGAAACAGCAGGAGCGACTCGTGTCATCACTCTAGATTTACATGCACCACAAATTCAAGGATTCTTTGATATTCCAATCGATCACTTAATGGGTGTGCCGATTCTAGCTGAGTACTTTAAAGGAAAAAATATTAGCAATGAAGATATTGTTATCGTATCTCCTGACCACGGTGGCGTAACTCGTGCGAGAAAAATGGCTGACCGCTTAAAAGCACCGATTGCGATTATTGATAAGCGTCGTCCTCGTCCAAATGTAGCAGAAGTAATGAATATTGTCGGTAATATTGATGGGAAAGTTGCGATTCTAATCGATGATATCATTGATACAGCGGGAACAATCACCCTAGCTGCTAGCGCTTTAGTAGAAAACGGAGCGAAGGAAGTATACGCTTGCTGTACACATCCAGTTCTTTCAGGACCAGCGATTGAGCGTATTCAAAACTCTAACATTAAAGAGCTTGTTGTAACGAACTCTATTGCCTTACCAGAAGAGAAAAAGATAGATAAAGTGGTCGAATTATCTGTTGCTTCTTTAATTGGTGAAGCAATTATCCGCGTTCATGAAGAACAATCAGTAAGCACGCTATTTGATTAA
- a CDS encoding 50S ribosomal protein L25/general stress protein Ctc, producing MSAVLEAKKRNSFQRSGLTQNREEGNFPAVVYGKGVDSESVYVNESEFLKTIKEVGRNGVISLKMEGQKYNVILQDYHQDPLKNDIVHADFLAVDLSSDITANVRIDIEGEAIGAKEGGVLQQPLFELSVTAKVSEFPENITVNVSQLGIGATLTVGDIRSQCSFEINHEDDETIVSILAPRSGETEETETAEEQAGTTEE from the coding sequence ATGAGTGCAGTACTTGAAGCAAAAAAACGAAATAGTTTTCAACGATCTGGATTGACGCAAAATCGCGAGGAAGGTAACTTTCCTGCAGTTGTATATGGCAAAGGAGTAGACAGTGAATCTGTTTATGTCAATGAAAGTGAGTTTTTAAAGACGATTAAAGAAGTAGGGAGAAATGGAGTTATCTCTTTAAAGATGGAAGGTCAAAAATATAATGTCATCTTGCAAGACTATCATCAAGATCCGCTAAAGAATGATATCGTTCATGCTGACTTTTTAGCTGTTGATTTATCTTCTGATATTACGGCTAATGTTAGAATTGATATTGAAGGGGAAGCGATTGGGGCAAAAGAAGGTGGCGTTCTTCAACAGCCATTGTTTGAATTATCGGTAACAGCGAAAGTAAGTGAATTTCCGGAAAATATTACGGTGAATGTATCACAATTAGGGATTGGCGCTACGTTGACAGTTGGAGATATTCGCAGCCAGTGCTCTTTTGAAATAAACCATGAAGATGATGAAACGATTGTGTCTATTCTAGCTCCTCGTTCAGGAGAAACAGAAGAGACAGAAACTGCTGAGGAACAAGCAGGAACTACTGAAGAGTAA
- the pth gene encoding aminoacyl-tRNA hydrolase produces MKLIVGLGNPGSKYTGTRHNIGFDVIDELAERFQAPLTEAKHKGVYAVVRKGMEKAILLKPLTYMNLSGESIGEVMRYYNIDVEDLLVIYDDLDLPVGKIRLRQKGSAGGHNGIKSTIAHIGTQEFNRIRIGIDRPKAPMKVPDYVLGRFTAEEQESMKSVISICADAVEAWIEQPFLEVMNKFNQ; encoded by the coding sequence ATGAAATTAATAGTAGGCCTTGGGAATCCAGGCTCTAAATATACAGGCACAAGACATAATATTGGCTTTGATGTCATTGATGAATTAGCTGAACGTTTTCAAGCTCCATTAACAGAAGCAAAGCACAAAGGTGTTTATGCGGTCGTTCGCAAAGGAATGGAGAAAGCGATTCTTCTTAAGCCGCTTACATATATGAATTTATCAGGTGAAAGCATCGGTGAAGTGATGCGATATTATAATATTGATGTAGAAGATTTACTCGTTATTTATGATGATTTGGATTTGCCTGTAGGTAAGATTCGTCTCCGTCAAAAAGGCAGTGCTGGAGGCCATAACGGCATCAAGTCGACGATTGCTCACATCGGTACGCAAGAATTTAATCGAATTCGCATTGGGATTGATCGTCCGAAAGCGCCAATGAAAGTACCTGATTATGTACTGGGACGGTTTACTGCAGAAGAACAGGAAAGTATGAAGAGTGTCATTTCTATATGTGCCGATGCAGTAGAAGCATGGATTGAACAGCCATTTCTTGAAGTGATGAACAAATTTAATCAGTAA
- a CDS encoding anti-sigma-F factor Fin family protein, translating to MAIYYFCRHCNTLVGSLDQSVISTKRLGIHALTDHERTDMIQYDQDGTMKIKIICEDCQESLERNPDFHEYDYFIQ from the coding sequence ATGGCTATTTACTATTTTTGCCGTCATTGCAATACTTTAGTCGGTTCACTTGATCAATCTGTGATCTCTACTAAACGGTTAGGTATTCACGCACTGACGGATCACGAAAGAACAGATATGATTCAATACGATCAAGATGGAACAATGAAGATTAAAATAATATGTGAAGATTGTCAGGAATCGCTTGAGAGGAATCCTGACTTCCACGAATATGATTATTTTATACAGTAA